In Pseudomonas fluorescens, a genomic segment contains:
- a CDS encoding PA3496 family putative envelope integrity protein, which translates to MSTGKEQLEVDDDLVESDDDGAETPVVEVAKTNLSKRRTIDNLLEERRLQKQLADYDFDL; encoded by the coding sequence ATGAGCACTGGCAAAGAACAACTGGAAGTGGATGACGACCTCGTTGAGTCGGATGACGACGGGGCAGAAACACCTGTAGTAGAGGTGGCCAAGACCAATCTAAGCAAACGCCGCACTATCGACAATCTCCTGGAAGAGCGACGCTTGCAAAAACAGCTGGCCGA
- the nth gene encoding endonuclease III — MNAAKRLEIFRRLHEDNPEPKTELAYSSPFELLIAVILSAQSTDVGVNKATAKLFPVANTPAAIYALGVEGLSEYIKTIGLYNSKAKNVIETCRLLVERHGGEVPQTREALEALPGVGRKTANVVLNTAFRQLTMAVDTHIFRVSNRTGIARGKNVVEVEKQLMKFVPKPYLLDSHHWLILHGRYVCQARKPRCGSCRIEDLCEYKEKTSDD; from the coding sequence ATGAACGCCGCAAAACGATTGGAAATTTTTCGCAGGCTTCACGAAGACAATCCGGAACCCAAGACCGAACTGGCCTACTCATCGCCATTCGAGTTGCTGATTGCCGTGATTCTCTCGGCCCAATCGACCGATGTGGGCGTCAACAAGGCCACGGCCAAGCTATTTCCTGTGGCGAACACACCCGCGGCGATTTATGCCCTGGGCGTTGAGGGTTTGTCCGAGTACATCAAGACCATCGGCCTGTATAACAGCAAGGCCAAGAATGTCATCGAGACCTGCCGCCTGCTGGTGGAGCGGCATGGCGGTGAAGTACCGCAAACACGCGAAGCCTTGGAAGCGCTGCCCGGCGTGGGCCGCAAGACGGCCAATGTGGTGCTCAATACGGCGTTTCGCCAGCTGACAATGGCCGTGGACACACATATTTTTCGTGTCAGCAACCGCACCGGCATTGCACGCGGGAAGAACGTGGTGGAAGTGGAAAAGCAGCTGATGAAGTTTGTTCCCAAGCCCTATCTGCTCGATTCGCATCATTGGCTGATCCTGCACGGGCGTTATGTCTGCCAGGCGCGCAAGCCACGCTGCGGCAGCTGTCGCATCGAGGACCTGTGCGAGTACAAGGAAAAAACCTCCGACGATTGA
- a CDS encoding Rnf-Nqr domain containing protein, with product MTKAFGLANTLMLTPLIGVSDTLPKALSFLGLSVLVVTLYGLVMAGVRSRLSAPLRLIASLMLAATLVSVVQLLLQAFALTTYQQLGLYLAMISVQCVVLEHGGFFAAGQHKARLRLFGLFAALLILLGLLRAGTATTFMPAGFILLGLLLAGCQAWAHYSKSR from the coding sequence ATGACTAAAGCCTTTGGCCTGGCCAATACGCTGATGCTGACACCGTTGATCGGAGTGAGTGACACGCTGCCCAAGGCCCTGAGTTTCCTGGGGCTGTCCGTGCTAGTCGTGACGCTGTATGGCCTGGTCATGGCAGGTGTGCGATCCCGCCTCAGCGCCCCCTTACGGTTGATTGCCAGCCTGATGCTGGCCGCGACCCTGGTCAGTGTCGTGCAGTTACTGTTGCAGGCATTTGCACTCACGACCTATCAGCAACTGGGCCTCTATCTCGCCATGATCAGCGTGCAATGCGTAGTACTGGAACACGGCGGCTTCTTCGCGGCCGGCCAGCACAAGGCACGCCTGCGGCTGTTTGGCCTTTTCGCCGCCCTGCTGATACTGCTGGGGTTGCTACGCGCCGGTACCGCCACCACATTCATGCCTGCCGGGTTTATCCTGCTCGGGTTACTGCTCGCAGGGTGCCAAGCCTGGGCCCACTACTCGAAATCACGCTGA
- a CDS encoding RnfABCDGE type electron transport complex subunit G, with protein sequence MRVTRGLLLALLISMGGIALTLGLQHLTAGHVALQAQAQQRQALLDLLPADRYDNQPLDQALAIAPQPLSNSQLQGGYLATLAGQASAVILRLQANGYGGPIELLVAIDRDGKLLAIKPLAHSETPSLGGHISEPGNPWLAAFKGRTRSDLKDPTFDQMAGATLTSRAVSNAAHDALRFFDEHRSALLEHAAHD encoded by the coding sequence ATGAGAGTCACCCGAGGCCTGCTGTTGGCGCTGCTGATTAGCATGGGCGGCATCGCCTTGACCTTGGGGCTGCAGCACCTGACCGCCGGCCATGTGGCGCTCCAAGCCCAGGCGCAACAGCGTCAGGCCCTACTCGACCTGCTACCCGCGGACCGCTACGACAACCAGCCCTTGGACCAGGCGCTGGCGATCGCTCCCCAACCCCTGTCAAACAGCCAGCTTCAAGGTGGCTACTTGGCAACCCTGGCCGGCCAGGCAAGCGCCGTGATCCTGCGGTTACAAGCCAACGGCTACGGCGGGCCGATTGAACTGCTGGTGGCCATCGACCGCGACGGTAAGCTGCTGGCAATCAAACCGCTGGCGCACTCGGAAACCCCAAGCCTTGGTGGCCATATCAGTGAGCCCGGCAACCCTTGGCTGGCCGCCTTCAAAGGCCGCACCCGCAGCGACCTGAAAGACCCGACATTCGATCAGATGGCAGGCGCGACCCTGACTTCCCGCGCGGTGTCCAATGCCGCCCACGATGCGCTGCGTTTTTTCGACGAACATCGATCTGCATTGCTGGAGCACGCGGCCCATGACTAA